From one Geoalkalibacter halelectricus genomic stretch:
- a CDS encoding MMPL family transporter, translated as MNVSAVVAFLYRYFGSRRIFLLLVTIGVIGAGLLGFRSLTMQENIAAMLPDGGRVAEDFRLLQQAPFANKMVITVSAKGEMESGDLVSATKILADSLDADLFTDVGSGPDERLQREILPWLLAVLPNLATEEDLSLLESQLDAAGVKARMEETYRSLIGLEGWALKGLIRQDPLGLHRLALEKMRHLNLVPGARLVEGYFFSPDGRSVLLVAETPVPMTDSAGAEKLLVAFEQAARMLPDTVEARLVSGHRYTAANAQAIQGDLWRILSVSILALAALFLIFLRSARAIFVFLIPVSVVCLAATAVGLVYREVSAVTIGFGAVLLGIAVDFGLHVYFALRRGQGDAATLVGKVSRPILFGGLTTIAAFSVLLFSDLPGQRQLALFSVTGIGAALILALVVLPHLLPVGARPQESVRVSSPCGRRRVILSIWVILLIFGAWQAGRVDFNGDLRSMSLVPKDLAADEAKAQQTWGKVRGHAMIWSLGEDLDQALTVNDGVFRKLSGHPSVDSLVSLATLLPPRAVQEENRRRWREFWTGPKGEEILTAMEVQASQLGFSSGAFSPFYAMLEKSPLSVTPDSLQDVGLADMVSSLVADFDDGRVGVLSLVPETLAGLEAIEEALEGLEGARIVAQGRFAQDVSASIQYDFTRFILSAGLVVILALAILFRRPRKILAALVPVVTGLVMMLGIMGALGMTFNLFNIVAAILVIGLGVDYGIFMVFRQCEGLDRSTESAVLVSGLTTLAGFGALVLATHPALHSIGVTVLLGIGAAIPAALLVIPALIREPVR; from the coding sequence ATGAATGTATCCGCGGTTGTTGCTTTTCTTTATCGCTACTTCGGTTCACGTCGAATTTTCCTCCTGCTGGTGACGATTGGCGTGATCGGGGCCGGTCTTCTTGGTTTTCGTTCTTTGACAATGCAGGAAAATATTGCGGCCATGCTTCCCGACGGCGGCCGCGTTGCCGAGGATTTCCGCTTGTTGCAGCAGGCTCCTTTCGCCAACAAAATGGTGATTACCGTCAGCGCGAAAGGCGAGATGGAATCCGGCGATCTAGTTTCTGCAACGAAAATCCTGGCCGATTCTCTGGATGCGGATTTGTTTACCGATGTGGGCAGCGGTCCGGATGAACGGCTGCAACGAGAAATTCTACCCTGGCTATTGGCGGTGTTGCCCAACCTGGCGACCGAAGAAGATTTAAGCCTGCTGGAGAGCCAACTGGACGCCGCCGGGGTTAAGGCGCGGATGGAAGAGACCTATCGCAGCCTGATCGGCTTGGAGGGCTGGGCGCTTAAAGGTTTGATTCGGCAGGATCCTCTGGGACTGCACCGGTTGGCTTTGGAAAAGATGCGGCATCTTAATCTCGTGCCTGGTGCGCGTTTGGTTGAGGGCTATTTTTTCAGTCCTGATGGGCGTAGCGTCCTGCTCGTGGCGGAAACTCCCGTGCCTATGACCGACTCTGCCGGAGCGGAAAAATTGTTGGTTGCCTTCGAACAAGCCGCCCGAATGCTGCCGGATACGGTTGAAGCCCGGCTGGTCAGCGGGCATCGCTATACCGCAGCCAACGCCCAAGCCATTCAGGGCGACTTGTGGAGAATTCTGAGCGTTTCCATCCTCGCCCTGGCTGCTCTGTTCTTGATCTTTCTGCGCAGTGCTCGCGCCATCTTCGTGTTTTTGATTCCCGTTTCCGTGGTTTGCCTGGCTGCGACCGCAGTGGGGCTCGTTTACCGCGAGGTGTCCGCTGTTACGATTGGGTTCGGCGCTGTTTTGCTCGGGATTGCCGTCGATTTCGGGCTGCATGTCTATTTTGCGCTGCGGCGTGGTCAAGGCGACGCCGCAACCCTTGTCGGAAAAGTATCCCGGCCCATTTTATTCGGCGGACTGACGACCATAGCGGCGTTTTCAGTGCTGCTGTTCTCCGATTTGCCCGGCCAGCGTCAGTTGGCGCTCTTTTCCGTGACCGGCATAGGGGCTGCGTTGATTCTGGCCCTGGTGGTTTTGCCGCACCTCTTGCCTGTCGGCGCAAGGCCTCAAGAATCAGTTCGGGTTTCTTCGCCGTGCGGAAGACGCCGTGTGATTCTCTCAATCTGGGTGATTTTGCTGATTTTCGGTGCGTGGCAGGCCGGACGCGTTGATTTTAACGGAGATTTGCGCAGCATGAGCCTGGTGCCCAAGGATTTGGCTGCCGATGAAGCCAAGGCTCAGCAAACCTGGGGGAAGGTGCGCGGACATGCCATGATCTGGTCTTTGGGAGAGGATCTTGACCAAGCTTTGACGGTGAACGATGGGGTGTTTCGCAAACTCTCGGGACACCCGAGCGTCGATTCCCTCGTCAGCTTGGCGACGCTTTTACCACCTCGTGCCGTCCAAGAAGAAAACCGGCGGCGTTGGCGGGAATTTTGGACCGGACCAAAAGGCGAGGAAATTTTGACCGCCATGGAAGTTCAGGCTTCTCAATTGGGTTTCAGTTCCGGGGCGTTTTCCCCCTTTTATGCGATGTTGGAAAAGTCGCCTTTATCTGTGACGCCGGACTCCTTGCAGGACGTTGGTTTGGCCGACATGGTGTCATCGCTGGTGGCCGATTTTGACGACGGCCGGGTCGGGGTTTTGAGCCTTGTTCCGGAAACCTTGGCAGGGTTAGAGGCCATTGAAGAAGCTCTGGAGGGACTTGAGGGCGCACGCATCGTTGCCCAAGGACGCTTTGCCCAGGATGTCAGCGCCTCGATCCAATATGACTTTACGCGATTTATTCTCTCCGCCGGATTGGTGGTGATTTTGGCGCTTGCCATTCTTTTCCGCCGCCCGCGAAAGATTTTGGCCGCGCTGGTCCCGGTTGTCACGGGATTGGTGATGATGCTCGGCATCATGGGTGCCTTGGGCATGACCTTTAATCTCTTCAATATCGTCGCGGCCATATTAGTGATCGGCTTAGGCGTTGACTATGGAATCTTCATGGTATTCAGGCAATGCGAAGGCTTAGACCGCAGTACCGAATCGGCCGTGCTCGTTTCAGGCTTGACGACCCTGGCAGGCTTCGGCGCCCTGGTTTTGGCGACGCACCCGGCGCTTCATTCAATCGGGGTCACGGTTCTTCTGGGTATCGGCGCGGCGATTCCCGCGGCCTTGCTGGTCATTCCCGCTTTGATTCGGGAGCCGGTACGATGA
- a CDS encoding DUF3261 domain-containing protein — MRIHQTAHLSMRGREFQMIGLMELDTGKNEARLVGLNEFGVKLFDLEVTENDVTEHYLLPQISRFPQLSEAVGLSLRRIFLFPAPAPDQDALSYSAGGYRLAGDRGEQKVLFQFGGDPVRLIEKTVYQGPEHWRVVFFDYQKSPQGDYPGRILLEDRQAGYRLELNIESVRIKDEPTEN; from the coding sequence ATGCGGATTCACCAAACCGCACACCTCAGCATGCGGGGGCGTGAATTCCAGATGATCGGCCTGATGGAACTCGATACCGGGAAAAATGAAGCGCGGCTGGTCGGCCTCAATGAATTCGGGGTCAAGCTGTTTGATCTGGAGGTTACGGAAAACGATGTGACCGAACATTATTTATTGCCCCAGATCAGCCGCTTTCCTCAATTGAGCGAGGCCGTGGGCCTATCGTTGCGGCGTATTTTTTTATTTCCGGCTCCAGCGCCTGATCAGGACGCCCTCAGCTATTCCGCAGGCGGGTACCGCCTTGCTGGCGATCGCGGCGAACAGAAGGTGCTGTTTCAGTTCGGAGGCGATCCCGTTCGCCTCATCGAAAAAACCGTTTACCAGGGTCCGGAACACTGGCGGGTGGTTTTTTTTGATTATCAAAAATCGCCCCAAGGCGATTACCCCGGTCGGATTCTTCTTGAAGACCGTCAGGCCGGGTATCGTCTGGAATTGAATATCGAAAGCGTAAGGATCAAAGATGAGCCAACTGAGAACTGA
- a CDS encoding 3-hydroxyacyl-ACP dehydratase FabZ family protein, with product MSQLRTEVAAAMTGPLAVDNDGWRVGRFRFAPDFIGFQGHFPEFPIVPAIVQVLAAQQVAETGLDGSLRFGAVENAKFLLQIRPDQEITVRCRLKPRDGKTLAECKLLCTGETAATFTLEFSRQD from the coding sequence ATGAGCCAACTGAGAACTGAGGTGGCTGCGGCCATGACCGGGCCCCTTGCTGTCGATAACGATGGCTGGCGGGTGGGGCGTTTTCGCTTTGCGCCGGATTTCATCGGCTTTCAAGGGCATTTTCCCGAATTTCCGATAGTTCCGGCAATTGTGCAGGTGCTCGCCGCGCAGCAGGTTGCCGAAACCGGTCTTGACGGCTCCCTGCGTTTCGGCGCCGTGGAGAATGCCAAGTTTCTCCTGCAGATTCGACCCGATCAAGAGATTACAGTTCGTTGCCGCCTCAAGCCTCGCGACGGAAAGACGCTTGCCGAATGCAAGCTGCTCTGCACGGGGGAAACGGCAGCTACCTTCACCCTCGAATTTTCCAGGCAGGATTGA
- a CDS encoding acyl-CoA thioesterase, translating into MKKPYFPSLPDQPSPLRVVTERVVRFEEVDPLGIVWHGRYPSYFEDGRVALGEKYGIGYMDFYSQKVLAPIRKMHVDYHRPLTFGQRFSIEGILHWSEAARLNYEFVLRDEEGNITTTGYTVQMMMDIEHNVLLALPDFYQEFLVRWREGRLA; encoded by the coding sequence ATGAAAAAACCTTATTTCCCGAGCCTGCCAGATCAGCCTTCGCCGTTGCGCGTCGTCACGGAGCGCGTGGTGCGTTTCGAGGAAGTCGATCCCCTCGGCATTGTCTGGCATGGCCGCTATCCCAGCTATTTTGAAGATGGCCGGGTGGCCCTGGGTGAAAAATACGGCATTGGTTACATGGATTTCTACAGCCAAAAGGTGTTGGCGCCAATCCGAAAAATGCATGTCGATTACCATCGGCCTTTGACCTTTGGTCAGCGATTTTCCATTGAGGGCATTCTGCATTGGTCGGAAGCGGCGCGCCTCAATTATGAATTTGTCCTGCGCGATGAAGAGGGAAACATCACCACAACAGGCTACACGGTGCAAATGATGATGGACATTGAGCATAATGTTCTGTTGGCTCTTCCCGACTTCTACCAGGAATTTCTTGTTCGCTGGCGCGAGGGGAGGTTGGCGTGA
- a CDS encoding beta-ketoacyl synthase N-terminal-like domain-containing protein — MKDVVITAAATVTALGDSLDQTWNRLLAAESGIATVERFDTKALTSSFAACVPGLEVAPCGSRLPTLLDRLLDRFPAVPRDSRLMLASTKGAIDLLERRCRGEKVADRALLFDSLLEELANRFGLAGTGCNINAACASSTIAVARGAAAIASGQAEATVVVCCDLVSEFVFSGFSALRGLDSEPSRPFDSHRAGLTLGEGAAALMLMSRKRAMETNSPVLARVLGWGAANDAHHITAPARDGSGLIRAVKQALCVAGLPEDAIEGISAHGTGTLYNDAMELTAFKHVFGDRRLPLHSVKGALGHTLGAAGGIEVALGLRSLATGLIPPTVGLLQPELAAEGQAAAISQPFGAQILLSTNSGFGGINGALLLGREANA; from the coding sequence GTGAAGGACGTCGTCATTACGGCCGCCGCAACCGTCACCGCCCTTGGCGATTCGCTGGATCAGACCTGGAATCGCTTGCTGGCCGCAGAAAGCGGCATTGCCACGGTAGAGCGCTTTGACACCAAGGCCTTGACATCTTCCTTTGCCGCCTGCGTACCGGGGCTAGAGGTGGCGCCTTGCGGGTCGCGGTTGCCGACCCTGCTTGATCGGCTTCTGGATCGTTTCCCTGCCGTGCCGAGAGATAGTCGCTTGATGCTCGCCAGCACCAAAGGGGCCATCGACCTGCTGGAGCGCCGCTGCCGTGGCGAGAAAGTTGCGGACCGGGCGCTGCTGTTTGACAGCCTTCTGGAGGAGTTGGCCAACCGGTTCGGCTTGGCGGGGACGGGATGCAACATCAATGCGGCTTGCGCTTCGTCGACCATTGCCGTGGCGCGCGGCGCTGCAGCCATCGCTTCAGGGCAGGCTGAGGCAACCGTGGTGGTATGCTGCGATTTGGTCAGTGAATTTGTTTTTTCCGGATTTTCGGCCCTGAGGGGGCTCGATTCAGAGCCAAGTCGGCCTTTTGACAGCCACCGGGCCGGACTCACCTTGGGGGAAGGGGCTGCGGCGCTGATGCTGATGAGCCGCAAGCGAGCGATGGAAACCAATAGCCCGGTCCTTGCACGGGTTCTTGGCTGGGGGGCGGCCAACGATGCCCATCATATCACCGCGCCGGCGCGGGACGGCAGTGGCTTGATTCGGGCCGTGAAGCAGGCTCTTTGCGTGGCCGGATTGCCTGAAGATGCGATCGAGGGCATCAGCGCTCACGGAACGGGAACGCTCTATAACGACGCCATGGAATTGACGGCATTCAAGCACGTGTTCGGTGATAGGCGTCTTCCCCTGCATTCCGTCAAAGGAGCTCTGGGCCACACTTTGGGCGCAGCGGGCGGGATCGAGGTCGCGCTAGGCTTGCGATCCCTCGCAACGGGCTTGATACCGCCCACCGTTGGGCTGCTCCAGCCAGAGCTGGCGGCAGAGGGTCAGGCGGCAGCCATTTCCCAACCCTTCGGCGCGCAAATCCTGTTGAGCACCAATTCAGGCTTTGGCGGCATCAATGGGGCTTTGTTGCTGGGCAGGGAGGCCAACGCATGA
- a CDS encoding beta-ketoacyl synthase N-terminal-like domain-containing protein, whose translation MMQSHIIGIGWVTAAGIGQGRRGDVFAMPQGPLPAVSRKDLFADPYPRFGRLDDFSQLGLAGIALALADAGLDHWEEKRNVGLFAGTVGGCLATDMDYYDSVLPQGGALASPNLFAYTLSNTFLGEAAIRFGLVGPSFVANLNDGNRLGCLQLALESLHWGECDIALAGFCELSLDKHLAQNGHHGTVFLVLSKESADSSQSYGVFGLDEKGTFFLDQHIVSDWSQLVAAFKRNS comes from the coding sequence ATGATGCAATCCCATATTATCGGTATCGGTTGGGTGACTGCAGCTGGCATTGGCCAGGGAAGAAGAGGGGATGTTTTTGCCATGCCGCAAGGGCCTTTGCCGGCGGTATCCCGCAAAGATCTTTTTGCCGATCCCTATCCGCGTTTTGGGCGTCTGGATGATTTTTCCCAGCTTGGGCTGGCGGGCATTGCCTTGGCTCTGGCCGACGCGGGCCTTGATCATTGGGAGGAAAAACGCAACGTCGGCCTTTTTGCAGGGACGGTCGGCGGTTGCCTTGCTACCGATATGGACTATTACGATTCGGTTCTGCCGCAAGGCGGGGCGTTAGCCAGTCCCAACCTCTTTGCGTATACCCTCTCCAATACCTTTCTTGGCGAAGCCGCGATTCGATTTGGTTTGGTCGGTCCCAGTTTTGTCGCCAATTTAAACGATGGCAATCGCTTGGGCTGCTTGCAACTGGCCCTGGAAAGTCTCCATTGGGGCGAATGCGATATCGCACTGGCCGGGTTCTGTGAATTGTCCTTGGATAAGCACCTGGCGCAGAATGGCCACCATGGAACGGTATTCCTGGTTTTATCCAAGGAGAGCGCCGATTCATCCCAATCCTATGGTGTTTTTGGGCTCGATGAAAAAGGGACATTTTTTCTTGATCAGCACATTGTTTCCGACTGGTCCCAATTGGTTGCGGCCTTTAAGCGGAATTCATGA
- a CDS encoding DUF4160 domain-containing protein — translation MSPTIFREGKYRFFFFSREEERIHIHVVSPEGEAKFWIEPTVSLADYVGLNKRQLMRLQKIVEERQDAIRSAWKKHFLGSD, via the coding sequence ATGAGTCCAACAATTTTTCGAGAAGGAAAATATCGATTTTTCTTTTTCAGTCGTGAGGAAGAACGAATTCATATTCATGTAGTTTCCCCAGAAGGGGAGGCCAAGTTTTGGATTGAACCGACAGTGTCCTTGGCCGATTATGTTGGACTAAATAAGCGACAGTTGATGAGACTCCAGAAAATCGTTGAGGAGCGACAGGATGCAATCCGCAGCGCGTGGAAAAAACACTTCCTTGGAAGTGACTAA
- a CDS encoding DUF2442 domain-containing protein, translating to MQSAARGKNTSLEVTNISRHGFWLLYEGNEFFVPFEKFPWFRDVELKKIFNVRLDSPGHFYWPDLDIDLSTKILRNPEKFQLVFGRKTIDACP from the coding sequence ATGCAATCCGCAGCGCGTGGAAAAAACACTTCCTTGGAAGTGACTAACATTTCTCGACATGGCTTCTGGCTGCTTTATGAGGGAAATGAATTCTTTGTGCCTTTCGAGAAATTTCCCTGGTTCAGAGATGTTGAATTGAAAAAAATTTTCAATGTACGACTTGACAGTCCCGGCCATTTTTACTGGCCGGATCTCGATATCGATCTAAGTACAAAGATTTTGCGCAACCCTGAAAAATTTCAACTGGTTTTCGGCCGCAAGACAATTGACGCCTGTCCGTAG
- a CDS encoding nucleotidyltransferase domain-containing protein: MLRIEDKEHIRQILVSRLMPLDPEKIILFGSYAWGRPNAESDIDLYIVTKDDFMPRNWREKNEVYSRFMEVLDELQTDVPIDLIVHTRPMHEKFLELDSMFCRKVMREGVVLS, translated from the coding sequence ATGCTGCGGATAGAAGACAAAGAGCATATCAGGCAGATTCTGGTTTCCCGCCTGATGCCTCTCGATCCTGAAAAAATCATACTTTTCGGTAGCTATGCCTGGGGGCGGCCAAACGCCGAAAGTGACATTGATTTGTACATCGTCACCAAGGATGATTTCATGCCGCGAAATTGGCGTGAAAAAAATGAAGTATATTCAAGGTTTATGGAAGTTTTAGACGAGCTTCAAACGGATGTTCCTATTGACCTGATCGTTCACACCAGGCCCATGCATGAAAAATTTTTGGAGCTTGACAGCATGTTCTGCAGAAAAGTTATGCGAGAAGGAGTTGTCCTTTCATGA
- a CDS encoding HEPN domain-containing protein, with amino-acid sequence MRKMTKEWLHAAFTDLQTVEAIISREELSGIASFHAQQAIEKILEEKCIEIPKIHKLKTLFSMVPEDALNLYDSYMVKALDELYVEARYPGEFGMLADGKPSVEDVEGFYRYANNVYQSVSDMINNDEI; translated from the coding sequence ATGAGGAAAATGACAAAAGAGTGGCTTCATGCTGCTTTTACCGACTTGCAGACAGTTGAGGCAATCATTTCCAGGGAAGAACTAAGCGGAATCGCTTCCTTTCATGCCCAGCAGGCTATAGAAAAAATTCTTGAAGAAAAATGTATCGAAATTCCCAAAATACATAAACTTAAAACCCTTTTTAGCATGGTCCCCGAAGATGCACTGAACCTTTATGATAGTTATATGGTGAAAGCGCTTGATGAGCTCTATGTTGAGGCACGATATCCGGGCGAATTTGGAATGCTGGCAGATGGCAAACCGTCAGTTGAAGACGTTGAGGGATTTTACCGGTACGCAAATAACGTTTATCAGTCTGTCTCAGATATGATTAATAATGATGAAATCTGA
- a CDS encoding DUF2283 domain-containing protein, whose protein sequence is MKIKYFPDTDTALVEFSDKAIAETREINENIYIDLDKDGSLVSMTIEHAKEKANISELSFIQMTGS, encoded by the coding sequence ATGAAGATAAAATATTTTCCAGATACCGACACGGCTCTGGTTGAATTTTCAGATAAGGCAATCGCTGAAACACGAGAGATCAACGAAAATATTTATATCGACCTCGACAAAGATGGCAGCCTGGTCTCGATGACCATTGAGCACGCCAAGGAAAAAGCAAATATTTCAGAATTGTCTTTTATTCAGATGACAGGTTCATAG
- a CDS encoding ThiF family adenylyltransferase: protein MDEKTYIDGMLTRTRLFIDEEPIQTVRNTPVAIAGMGGVGSITVDLLARWGVKKFRLLDLDKYEPTNLNRQLLATSTTLGRNKVEVAAERIKAINPHAEVEKVVIEMVNNTNARPFVDGCGIVIQTADRPSAKLLYLAARDCKIPLVNGHATVTGGRIQVFDYRKSECETALERLWQNIKLKGGKPITEMNPDEVLEYDKNFVHPTAPSLNFVTNMVGCWIVAEAIKVLTGKGKVAHYPKYLEFDTFDLSMKLRNSLSPIDPINIKRVSGLVKSKLGKG, encoded by the coding sequence ATGGACGAAAAAACCTACATCGACGGTATGCTCACTCGCACGCGGCTTTTCATCGACGAAGAGCCCATCCAAACAGTCAGAAATACCCCCGTCGCCATTGCCGGCATGGGTGGGGTCGGCTCGATCACCGTCGATCTGCTGGCTCGCTGGGGGGTGAAGAAATTCCGTCTGCTCGATCTGGACAAGTATGAACCGACCAATCTCAACCGCCAGCTGCTCGCCACCTCCACCACTCTTGGCCGCAACAAGGTCGAGGTGGCCGCCGAGCGCATCAAGGCGATCAACCCCCACGCCGAGGTGGAGAAGGTCGTCATCGAGATGGTCAACAACACCAATGCCCGCCCCTTTGTCGACGGCTGCGGCATCGTCATCCAGACCGCCGACCGCCCCTCGGCCAAGCTGCTTTATCTCGCCGCGCGCGACTGCAAGATTCCCCTGGTCAACGGCCACGCCACGGTGACGGGGGGCCGCATCCAGGTGTTCGATTATCGCAAGTCCGAGTGCGAAACCGCGCTTGAGCGTCTCTGGCAGAACATAAAGCTCAAAGGCGGCAAGCCCATCACCGAAATGAATCCGGACGAAGTGCTTGAGTACGACAAAAACTTCGTTCACCCCACTGCACCCTCGTTGAATTTTGTCACCAACATGGTGGGGTGCTGGATCGTGGCCGAGGCCATCAAGGTGCTCACCGGCAAGGGCAAAGTGGCGCATTATCCCAAGTATCTGGAATTCGATACCTTTGATTTGAGCATGAAGTTGAGAAACTCCTTGTCACCCATTGACCCGATCAATATCAAGCGGGTTTCGGGGTTGGTGAAGAGTAAGTTGGGAAAAGGATGA
- a CDS encoding DegT/DnrJ/EryC1/StrS family aminotransferase, with product MNPFDISELDAAFHLEALGRRWFLKAPFGVPSWEWEQKSLIAAYLLGRGSHFGAAESAGELEDQLCRMLGVKYCIATGSGREAIKLALLGLDIQPGERVVLPSFCCFSVLLPLLELGIEPVLADVGGDLQVDPESVSRVMRPGDRALIVPHLFGRLADMPRLAQIARSNGAALIDDAAQAIGLQGPMGWAGSSGDAGILSFGLFKPLNAMGGGALLTNDEKLRGRALKIVHGASRQATSKLSVIKTYMKTVWRRATFPLFLRNRRRQQVLSTSQGCQKSSDPNRLITLIAPLHARLAASQLHQITYQRQEAARMAQQFAEQLASMGFIHTTQDACGDGCPRFVVRPSLKRGGSYKALFAELLREGIEAQPTYRSLHRYLNASGHSVQGEFRHSDALSEQLLCLPFSSKSGFAPILSKFQKSATLQSYYDDFRK from the coding sequence GTGAATCCTTTTGACATCTCAGAGCTTGATGCTGCTTTTCACCTTGAAGCCTTGGGTCGCAGGTGGTTTCTGAAAGCGCCCTTCGGTGTTCCCAGTTGGGAGTGGGAGCAAAAAAGCCTGATAGCCGCCTACCTCTTAGGTAGGGGGAGTCACTTTGGCGCCGCTGAAAGTGCGGGTGAACTTGAGGATCAGTTGTGCCGGATGCTCGGCGTGAAGTACTGCATTGCCACCGGATCAGGCCGGGAAGCAATCAAATTGGCCCTGCTTGGCCTGGACATTCAGCCAGGCGAACGAGTCGTTCTGCCGAGCTTTTGCTGTTTCAGCGTCCTTTTGCCGCTTCTTGAACTTGGAATCGAGCCCGTACTGGCCGATGTAGGGGGCGATCTGCAGGTCGACCCGGAAAGTGTAAGTCGCGTCATGCGCCCTGGTGATCGGGCTCTCATCGTTCCGCACCTGTTTGGCAGGCTTGCCGATATGCCACGATTAGCACAGATCGCCCGGTCGAACGGCGCCGCCTTGATCGATGATGCGGCCCAGGCCATCGGTTTGCAAGGCCCCATGGGATGGGCCGGCTCCAGCGGTGACGCCGGTATTCTTAGCTTCGGATTGTTCAAGCCCCTCAACGCCATGGGAGGTGGGGCTTTATTGACAAACGATGAAAAGCTCCGTGGCCGTGCACTAAAAATTGTCCATGGAGCGAGCAGGCAGGCCACATCAAAACTCTCTGTGATCAAAACCTACATGAAAACGGTATGGCGCCGAGCGACATTCCCGCTTTTCTTGCGGAACCGGCGACGGCAGCAAGTGCTTTCTACATCGCAGGGATGTCAGAAAAGCAGCGATCCCAATCGACTGATTACGCTGATAGCCCCACTACATGCGAGACTGGCCGCTTCTCAGCTGCATCAAATAACCTATCAGCGGCAAGAGGCGGCAAGGATGGCACAACAGTTCGCCGAACAACTGGCGAGCATGGGATTTATCCATACAACTCAAGACGCATGCGGTGATGGCTGCCCACGTTTTGTTGTGCGTCCCTCCCTGAAAAGGGGCGGCTCTTATAAGGCGCTGTTTGCGGAATTGTTGCGCGAGGGGATTGAAGCACAGCCCACTTATCGTTCCTTACACCGCTATCTCAACGCAAGTGGACACAGCGTGCAAGGAGAGTTTCGACACAGCGATGCTCTCAGCGAGCAACTGCTCTGTCTTCCGTTTTCCTCAAAAAGCGGTTTTGCACCAATTTTGTCTAAATTTCAGAAGAGTGCAACTTTGCAATCTTACTACGACGATTTCCGAAAGTAG